The Hydra vulgaris chromosome 05, alternate assembly HydraT2T_AEP genome includes the window TGACAGGTATGTACATTATTTACTCTTACTACcgttttgaaatattaattaccacaaaagttatgtaccatgaaacttagcatttttttaacgaATTGATGGGTCATCAGGAATGCAAACAATCTCTCGTTTGGATTTCTACAACAGTATTCAGCAGCAGGAGGCTCCAAACTTCAATGAAAAAATGGACTTAGCTGATCAAAATTTGTTATCAAGAAATCAATATACCGAAGAACTAAAAACAGTATACAAGCGTCAAATGTCAAGGTTGAAagctatttttagaaaaatgtggTCGTCTTTATCCAGAActcatgaaatatttattaagaagCATGGCCCTTGGCTGCAAGGGAGTTTCCAAATACCGGGTACCCCATCCACTCCATCATCAGCAGGACGACCAAGAAAAAGTTTTGTCGATTCTAGTGAACATTCAAAGAGGAGAAAAACAGAACAGCTCAGGAAAGATGTGGAACCAGAAGCTATTGTTTTTGCAGCTGAAACTTGTTTGACAACAAGTTGCAAAAGAAGTGCTGCAACCATCCTCAAAGATCTTAAAACATCTCCCAAACGAGCgggaaagtataaaaaagcCTATCACAACAGTCTTGAAcctacaaaaaaatcattagacaTACCTAAGGTTGGATTTGGGAATACCAATAACGGCAACACAAGCAGGAGATTCTTCAACGACCCGGAAACATCTGCAGATATCACTGGAGTAGACTTTCGTTTAATTTCCAGAATGAAAATTATCCTAGAAGTAATTTCCAGTGGCCACAAGATTGATGTAGAAAAGTTCAGACAGTATACTTTGGATACTGCAAAGCTTTATGTTGAACTATACCCCTGGTGTCCAATGACTCCAACTCTGCATAAAGTTTTAGTACATGGTCCTGATATAGTAGAGAATGCGCTTTTGCCAATTGGACAATTGTCAGAAGAGGCTGCCAAAGCCAAAAACAAACATTCCGGGAGTACAGAAACACAAAGAAACACAAACTTACAAAGCCTTTTTCAAAAGAAGCTGTGGAATTGCTTCTTTCTGGAGAAGTCCAAGATTATGACACTGAAAACAACGAAAATGAAGAATATTCTGACAATGATGAAGTGGAATctaattaaatatcaaaatatagtatgttatttaccataataaagtttgaaaaataacatcTTTTATTTCCTCAAATCCtattgaatagaaaaaaatgtaatccCTAAAGTACCCATCTTTCCCCTTTATTGAACGCCACTGGCTCGGATttgtacaaaaaacatttaatttacaatttcttGTCATATGGTAAAGTTTTCAGCTGTTAAAAAGAGAGAAATAATTTTGGCCAGCTAAAATCGTCAAATACTCCTACATGCAGCATTGCCAGTCCTTATCATATAGTTGCATTGaaagaaaagtaattttataaaaagtttacattatttgcaataaatatgGTTGCTTTAgtctaatttgttttatttgttttgtcaACTTTCATtggtgtacactggatttttagatgtttgagttttgacacttacaggcattgcgcaaactccaaacttttgtatgtttatgcttatatcaaaaaagaatgttttgcaaagaattaaggtgattggagcttgggaacaaaaagACCCTAATTTTTGGGCCTACCCGGCCCTTAATGTGGGAGCAacgattttataaaatattttctttactatttttatctaaattcatattcatcaacaaatttcaagtttcatgcaataatctcttagtgttcagtttttatgaccctgcaatgtttacagccccctcaaattgaggggggttaaaactttatatgctcatagtttttgaaaattaaaagattattgcacgaattttgaaatttgttgatgaatataaatttagataaaaatagtaaagaaaatattttataaactcgtTGCTCCTACGTTAAGGGCcgggtgggcccaaaaattaaggtttttttgttcccaagctccaatcaccccaattctttgcaaaacattcttttttgatataagcataaacatacaaaagtttggagtttgcacaatgcctgtaagtgtcaaaactcaaacatctaaaaatccagtgtaGACCACAGTGTACTGTCTTTAGTATTGTAAATGTAGACAGTGTACTGTCTTTATTAGACAGTGTACTGTCTTTAGTAGGTgtacatgttttattttgtcaattttcACAAGAtgaaactaaatgttttttattattccttttatgtttttaatattgacattattaataaatttttagattaacaGAATCCCTTTCGATGGTGAAATTAAACAAACTCTCATTGATTTTTTTCCACCTCACATAAGACTATTTCTGAGCAGCAAGTTTTCTATTGAAGATAAGGTGATATCTAGAGAGCTAATGTCTTGTTTATTAGCTTTTTGTTGTTCGCATGTGCCTAATCAtagtaatatcaaaaataaaatattcttacaaaaaatattttttgcaaagttaAAGTCTACTAGCATTTCTTTATATCCTTCTTCCAGCCATAATTGGGTAAGAATCACGTCTTTGAtactatgatatttttttaattaaaatttgtaatatttattattttaatatacttttttgatctcttttcttttccattgtttttatattttactacaGATTTTCAAATTTGCTACTGCATACATAAATTGTTtgattcaatttatttaattttctaattttctatTAGGATTTCTTGTTCAAAAAGTTGCCTAATAATTATCGACAAAGACAATTTAGTAATTGTCATAGTTTAAAGGTAAAGCGATTTCCTCATTTTTCTGTTGTAAATAGTTCCATCATAATAGCAGCCGAGCAGTAAATCCAATTTTGTCCGAATCAGTTGTAGATAAAGAACAGCTATTACAGGATGTTGTAGTAagattttttctgtgtttaataatttttgtataaaaatgatTTCTAATTCTAATATCAGAAATTATAGTCTAACTTATTAAACTTAGatgcaaaaaatttagaaatattataattaatattaagtgTCAGCTcgttactttattttattaaatagctttaaaataaagaatatgtaTAACTTTTTCTTTCACCTAGAAtgaatttaataagaaaaagcgATCGCTTTCAACACTGTCAATTCTAAACAGACATCTTTATAATAACGAGACTTATAGTGTATTTCCAAAAAGAGTTACATATGCTCCTGGATTGATGCTGGAAGAAGCGATTCGTTTGTACCCTATTTTTAAAGACTCGTCTCTGAAGATTCAAAAGATGTTGGTTTGGATTTCTCCTGATTCGCAAACTCATACTGAAAGTTTAATGCTGTTCCAGAAATCACTTATTTCTAAGAAGATAACTAATAAGTTGTTTATGAAAgttgatttaagttttatttgttttttttacttagtatTAAGCCagttctataaaatataaacttaaaattgattcaaatccatttaatgtattaataatagttgttttttttatggttgCATTACTTATTtcgtatttataatattttagtgtGATTCAATACATGAATACTTAAGAGTGCCAAGCTTGTATGGTCCACAAGTTATCTATAATAAAACAGAATATGGAGTAAGGAGTCGTAGAGGTGTCGAGATGGATGTTCAGCCCTTGATCAGTACATGTGAAATGGTGGTTGTTTTGATGGCCATTTGTTATTTGCTAGATTTGACATATCCTTCTTGTTTTGGGCAGCTTCTGGGTTGTTTGCAAGATATTTGCGGCTTTGGACAATCGGCTTTACtatctaaaaaatgcatttttcttTTGCAATCTTTTCACAGCAATGTGaagtatttttgaattaataaatgttaataagttaatttcttcgattattttgtaaataattttcacgATAAtgaaacataatttaaaataaatatattaggaAACAAAACtgcataaatttgttttagtttttaatttaacttttataaacgtAAAAAATGCTCAAGgttagtttgtttgtttatttagcAGTTTCTGCTATTAATCATGCGTTTCAAAAAAcctactttaaaataaataattataatttataacataacGGATAAATACCCGTTATATCAGGTTTTAAACATAACGGTAAAATACGCGTTATATAACGGGAGTTTTCCTCTCACATAACGGCTAATTGGCGTTATGTAACCGTTATGTTCAAGgcaattttactatgaaaaaacATAACGCTAAAACCGTTATGTTATTTTCATACATATTAAGTATTAAACATAACGGCAATTAACCGTTATGTGCGAGGATAACTCccgttatgttttttaaaaatataacggtttttttatttactgtgtatatatttatatgt containing:
- the LOC136080535 gene encoding uncharacterized protein LOC136080535 encodes the protein MDVKLILKHNKLSTLVQSLKGFSPVKAVFSAVDSYSDLVSFDFHNQQSIIPQLPTKSTLYQDSNYEYVLEDLDVSSKLQNSSLLSTAAQVAEPPKSSAEPPASQKINRIPFDGEIKQTLIDFFPPHIRLFLSSKFSIEDKVISRELMSCLLAFCCSHVPNHSNIKNKIFLQKIFFAKLKSTSISLYPSSSHNWDFLFKKLPNNYRQRQFSNCHSLKVKRFPHFSVVNSSIIIAAEQ